From a region of the Streptacidiphilus albus JL83 genome:
- a CDS encoding DUF397 domain-containing protein — MASNFLESAPAADVQWRKSSFSGAQNDCVEISESLPGVVPVRDSKDPEGPVLTFDATAFASFIHAVKSGHFRTV; from the coding sequence ATGGCAAGCAACTTCCTCGAATCAGCGCCTGCTGCCGACGTTCAGTGGCGGAAGTCCTCCTTCTCTGGAGCGCAGAACGACTGCGTGGAGATTTCCGAGAGCCTGCCGGGTGTTGTACCTGTCCGTGACAGCAAAGACCCGGAAGGTCCTGTTCTCACCTTCGATGCGACTGCCTTCGCTTCGTTCATCCATGCGGTCAAGTCCGGCCACTTCAGGACCGTCTGA
- a CDS encoding DUF4870 domain-containing protein — protein sequence MDAVPNSQQAPHNVETCYCHSCQLFRYQRQYGPGPGSTAGPGPGAGFGQTVPPNYPPPPNHFPPPPAGPGNAGYDRPPEYSASPPPGWYPPPGYPPSTPGAASDRTMASLAHWLPLAVAVVFSFVIGTFAVFLCFIPPLIVMLTAKSEFTGEHAREALNFQLSVIIPGVVILVLSMASPPLGALLRLLLLVGCLIIQIMAAVKASQGAQYRYPIGIRFIRPPQV from the coding sequence ATGGACGCCGTCCCCAACTCCCAGCAGGCGCCCCACAATGTGGAGACCTGCTACTGCCACTCGTGCCAACTCTTCCGCTACCAGCGTCAGTACGGCCCCGGCCCCGGGTCGACCGCAGGCCCCGGTCCAGGCGCCGGCTTCGGACAGACGGTGCCGCCGAACTACCCGCCGCCGCCGAACCACTTCCCGCCGCCGCCGGCCGGACCCGGGAACGCCGGGTACGACCGTCCGCCGGAGTACTCCGCATCGCCGCCGCCGGGCTGGTATCCGCCGCCCGGGTACCCGCCGTCCACGCCCGGGGCGGCCAGCGACCGCACCATGGCCTCCCTCGCGCACTGGCTGCCGCTGGCCGTCGCGGTGGTCTTCTCCTTCGTCATCGGCACGTTCGCGGTGTTCCTCTGCTTCATCCCCCCGCTGATCGTGATGCTCACCGCGAAGTCCGAGTTCACCGGGGAGCACGCCCGGGAGGCGCTGAACTTCCAGCTCAGCGTCATCATCCCCGGTGTGGTGATCCTCGTGCTGTCCATGGCGTCACCCCCGCTCGGCGCCCTGCTGCGGCTGCTGCTGCTCGTCGGCTGTCTGATCATCCAGATCATGGCGGCCGTGAAGGCCAGCCAGGGAGCGCAGTACCGCTATCCCATCGGCATCCGCTTCATCAGGCCGCCCCAGGTCTGA
- a CDS encoding LysR family transcriptional regulator, with the protein MELDPKRLLVLHALAETGGVASAARRLAVTSSAVSQALARLEQQARVPLLDRSGGRIELTAAGRALAERGRRIADELDGAGRDLADFGAPIAGPVAIGAVPRYVPVVCSAMAILAERFPALEPTVREQLAAGAADLSALRNGLVDILVMICDADEAPPTPAGTEYQIRIEERYRLVVPAGWPVLASFAELDGVPWITGDPGSAYDCAFERLIAAHCLTPSRLHVATTPQAAQVMLTAGLGAAILSSSTAATMRDVAVTQLPVPGARHVRCYYRIGVGGPSPAIQATVTALHQATLLAAEAVAELGVLEREPFIKPGLGIPKH; encoded by the coding sequence ATGGAGCTGGATCCCAAGCGTCTGCTGGTTCTTCATGCGCTCGCCGAGACCGGCGGGGTCGCCTCGGCCGCGCGGAGGCTTGCGGTCACGTCCTCGGCCGTCTCGCAGGCTCTGGCCCGGCTCGAACAGCAGGCGCGGGTGCCACTGCTGGACCGCTCCGGCGGGCGGATCGAACTGACCGCCGCCGGAAGGGCGTTGGCCGAGCGCGGGCGCCGGATCGCCGACGAGCTCGACGGTGCGGGCCGCGACCTGGCCGACTTCGGCGCCCCGATCGCCGGACCGGTGGCGATCGGCGCAGTCCCGCGCTACGTCCCGGTGGTCTGCTCGGCGATGGCGATCCTTGCCGAGCGGTTCCCGGCGCTGGAGCCCACCGTCCGTGAGCAGTTGGCGGCCGGTGCGGCCGACCTCAGCGCTCTGCGCAACGGGCTGGTCGACATCCTCGTCATGATCTGCGATGCGGACGAGGCGCCGCCGACCCCGGCGGGTACCGAGTACCAGATCAGGATCGAGGAGCGGTACCGCCTGGTCGTACCGGCCGGCTGGCCCGTGCTGGCCTCGTTCGCCGAGCTGGACGGCGTTCCGTGGATCACCGGCGATCCCGGCTCCGCCTACGACTGCGCGTTCGAACGACTCATCGCCGCCCACTGCCTCACCCCCTCCCGGCTGCACGTCGCGACCACACCCCAGGCCGCGCAGGTGATGCTCACGGCCGGACTGGGGGCCGCGATCCTCTCCTCCAGTACTGCGGCCACCATGCGGGACGTGGCCGTCACCCAGCTCCCGGTCCCGGGCGCCCGCCACGTGCGCTGCTACTACCGGATCGGCGTCGGCGGGCCGTCACCGGCCATACAGGCCACGGTCACTGCCCTGCACCAAGCCACGCTGCTGGCCGCCGAGGCCGTGGCCGAGCTGGGTGTGCTGGAGCGGGAGCCGTTCATCAAGCCCGGCCTTGGCATCCCGAAGCACTGA
- a CDS encoding methyltransferase family protein, which yields MVVLLPFLITRWHEGASYPLAVRALGVTLIAVGGLLMVAAFVRFPVEGEGVPFPTIPPSSQRVIVGGPYRYVRNPMYVALGAAIAGQALLLGRPILLLYAAALLAALFAFVRLYEERTMLARYGESYEVYRKRVPGWWPRLPRRKP from the coding sequence GTGGTCGTGCTGTTGCCGTTCTTGATCACGCGATGGCATGAGGGTGCGTCCTACCCGCTGGCGGTGCGGGCCCTGGGAGTGACCCTGATCGCGGTGGGCGGCTTGCTGATGGTCGCGGCGTTCGTACGGTTTCCCGTCGAGGGCGAGGGCGTGCCGTTTCCGACTATCCCGCCCAGCTCGCAGCGGGTGATCGTCGGCGGCCCCTACCGGTATGTCCGCAACCCCATGTACGTCGCCTTAGGCGCAGCGATCGCAGGACAGGCGTTGCTGCTCGGCCGCCCGATTCTGCTGCTCTACGCGGCCGCGCTCCTTGCCGCCCTGTTCGCGTTCGTCCGCCTGTACGAGGAGCGCACGATGCTCGCCCGCTATGGCGAGTCATACGAGGTATACCGCAAGCGGGTCCCCGGCTGGTGGCCGCGCCTGCCACGCCGAAAGCCCTGA
- a CDS encoding helix-turn-helix domain-containing protein, whose translation MPVNRNPTVRQRRLARTLRELRIGAGLTLLQVAQHLECAESKISRIETALSGVRPIDLRMMLDLYGATNAELRRELEELSRNARLRGWWDRYSDVLSPRYAQFISLEADASQVRSMQTLLIPGLLQTEEYTRAVLRIQVDGATPAQIETHTQVRQERRSVLTREPPLEMRVVLSERALRHGVGGPDVMRPQLEYLAAAAGNPNIEIRVLPDASDIHAALLNPVTILSFPDSSETDVVYADHLLGTIYFEEPTEIDMYTSLFRRATEESLPPDKSIALIERASKEMG comes from the coding sequence GTGCCTGTGAACCGCAACCCCACTGTCCGCCAACGGCGTTTGGCCAGGACGCTGAGGGAGCTGAGGATCGGAGCCGGCCTGACGCTCTTGCAAGTTGCCCAGCACCTCGAATGCGCCGAGAGCAAAATCAGTCGCATCGAGACCGCCCTGTCGGGCGTCCGGCCGATCGACCTGCGGATGATGCTGGACTTGTACGGTGCGACGAACGCGGAGCTGCGACGCGAACTTGAGGAGCTGTCGCGCAATGCCCGCCTTCGCGGATGGTGGGATCGCTACTCTGACGTTCTCTCACCTCGATACGCGCAGTTCATCTCCTTGGAGGCCGACGCCTCCCAGGTGCGCAGCATGCAGACGCTTCTAATCCCCGGACTGCTGCAGACCGAGGAATACACGCGGGCCGTTCTGAGAATTCAGGTGGACGGTGCAACCCCGGCTCAGATCGAGACGCATACCCAGGTTCGGCAGGAGCGACGCTCGGTACTCACGCGGGAGCCACCCCTGGAGATGCGCGTGGTCCTCTCCGAGAGGGCTCTCCGTCATGGTGTGGGCGGTCCGGACGTCATGCGCCCGCAGTTGGAGTACCTGGCCGCAGCGGCAGGGAATCCGAACATAGAGATCCGGGTTCTGCCCGACGCATCGGATATCCATGCCGCCCTGCTGAACCCCGTCACCATTCTCAGCTTCCCTGATTCGTCGGAAACTGACGTAGTGTATGCCGATCACCTGCTCGGGACCATCTATTTCGAGGAACCCACCGAGATCGACATGTACACCAGCCTCTTCCGCCGCGCAACGGAAGAGTCGTTGCCGCCGGACAAGTCAATCGCTCTCATTGAGCGCGCCTCAAAGGAAATGGGCTAG